From a region of the Mycobacterium sp. SMC-8 genome:
- a CDS encoding helix-turn-helix transcriptional regulator yields the protein MQPTVFAALGEPSRLRMVELLRTGPMSVGEIAEKLDIRQPQVSKHLRVLGESGIVTGEAVARRRIYHLTAEPFEQIAEWIESFETLWETRLDSLGSYLDSITDQGNGPAPEDL from the coding sequence ATGCAGCCCACCGTCTTCGCGGCACTCGGCGAGCCGAGCCGCCTCCGGATGGTCGAACTGCTGCGCACCGGACCGATGTCGGTGGGGGAGATCGCCGAGAAATTGGACATCCGCCAGCCGCAGGTGAGTAAACACCTTCGGGTTCTTGGGGAATCGGGGATCGTCACTGGTGAGGCTGTGGCCCGCCGGCGGATCTATCACCTCACCGCCGAGCCCTTCGAGCAGATCGCCGAGTGGATCGAATCCTTCGAAACGTTGTGGGAGACCCGTCTCGATTCGCTGGGCAGCTACCTCGATTCCATCACCGATCAAGGGAATGGCCCTGCCCCGGAAGACCTTTGA
- a CDS encoding DUF3253 domain-containing protein: MAEQRRAELERIAGGGGPGAARARLALGDAPIRQRLRAGILALAAHRGPGSSTCPSDAARAVGGARWRDVMVDARDLARELARAGKVEITQRGEVLDPDGEWRGPIRIRIRP; this comes from the coding sequence ATGGCTGAGCAACGGCGGGCAGAGCTGGAGCGGATTGCCGGCGGCGGCGGTCCGGGGGCGGCCAGGGCCAGGTTGGCGCTGGGGGACGCTCCGATCAGGCAGCGCCTACGCGCAGGCATCCTCGCACTGGCCGCGCATCGCGGACCCGGCAGCAGCACCTGCCCGTCGGACGCCGCGCGAGCGGTCGGTGGCGCGCGCTGGCGCGACGTCATGGTCGACGCCCGGGACCTCGCCCGCGAACTGGCCCGGGCGGGGAAAGTGGAGATCACCCAGCGCGGCGAGGTGCTCGACCCCGACGGCGAGTGGCGCGGCCCGATCAGGATCCGGATCCGTCCATGA
- a CDS encoding alpha/beta hydrolase family protein yields the protein MDPIRGVARRLSVSAVITLLLSGLIAVAGGSATAAAYSRPGLPVETLMVPSAAMGRDIPVRFQGGGPKAVYLLDGLRARDDNSGWDIETAAFETFFESGVSVVMPVGGMSSFYTNWQGPAVGNGATYNYQWETFLTSELPAYLAANKGISPSGNAVVGLSMSGSAALILAAYHPGQFSYAGSLSGYLNLSEGVWPLLVSIAMRDAGGFSSTAMWGFGGGPAWKRNDPTVNVGRLVANGTRLWVYCGTGRPGELGGGGDVPGQVLEAITLDSNKEFQRQYRAAGGGNGVFNFPPNGTHGWGYWGSQLNAMRPDIQRVLGT from the coding sequence ATGGACCCGATACGAGGCGTGGCACGACGGTTGTCGGTGAGCGCAGTGATCACTCTTCTTTTGTCAGGTCTGATCGCGGTGGCCGGCGGGTCGGCGACGGCGGCGGCGTACTCGCGACCGGGACTGCCCGTCGAGACGCTGATGGTGCCATCGGCGGCGATGGGCCGCGACATTCCCGTCCGGTTCCAGGGCGGCGGTCCGAAAGCGGTCTACCTGCTCGACGGATTGCGGGCCCGCGACGACAACAGCGGATGGGACATCGAGACGGCGGCGTTCGAGACGTTCTTCGAGTCCGGCGTGTCGGTGGTCATGCCGGTGGGAGGCATGTCGAGCTTCTACACCAACTGGCAGGGCCCGGCCGTCGGCAACGGCGCCACGTACAACTACCAGTGGGAGACGTTCCTGACCTCGGAGCTGCCGGCCTACCTGGCCGCCAACAAGGGCATCTCGCCGAGCGGCAATGCCGTTGTCGGACTGTCGATGTCAGGCAGTGCGGCGCTGATCCTGGCGGCCTACCACCCGGGGCAGTTCAGTTACGCGGGATCGCTGTCGGGCTATCTCAACCTCTCCGAAGGCGTGTGGCCGCTGCTGGTCAGCATCGCGATGCGCGACGCCGGTGGCTTCAGCTCGACGGCGATGTGGGGATTCGGCGGTGGCCCGGCGTGGAAGCGCAACGACCCGACGGTCAACGTCGGACGACTGGTGGCCAACGGCACCCGTCTCTGGGTGTACTGCGGCACCGGCCGGCCCGGTGAGCTCGGTGGCGGCGGCGACGTGCCGGGGCAGGTGCTCGAAGCGATCACGCTGGACAGCAACAAGGAGTTCCAGCGGCAGTACCGGGCGGCCGGCGGCGGGAACGGCGTGTTCAACTTCCCGCCCAATGGCACCCACGGGTGGGGCTACTGGGGTTCGCAGCTCAACGCGATGAGGCCCGACATCCAGCGGGTGCTGGGGACCTGA
- a CDS encoding sterol desaturase family protein — protein MTTSPARSARRRFTLLDAGREFWRHPSPWMIGATLVVAAGVRIALGDWQITDVLVPAVMLAAFPFFEWLVHVCILHWRPRQLGMLRIDPLLARKHREHHVDPRDIALIFIPWQAVVWVLPVALGIALLAFPRTALGLTFLTFLTVLGLCYEWCHFLVHTDYKPKTAVYRAIWRNHRQHHFKNAHYWYTVTSTGTADRVLGTYPDPVTVPTSPTAKYLHGQR, from the coding sequence ATGACTACCAGCCCGGCCCGATCAGCCCGCAGACGATTCACGCTGTTGGACGCGGGGCGCGAATTCTGGCGTCATCCCTCACCCTGGATGATCGGCGCGACGCTCGTCGTGGCGGCCGGCGTCCGCATCGCCCTCGGAGATTGGCAGATCACCGACGTCCTCGTGCCCGCAGTCATGCTCGCAGCCTTCCCGTTCTTCGAATGGCTTGTGCACGTGTGCATCCTGCATTGGCGACCACGCCAGCTCGGCATGCTGCGTATCGACCCTCTGCTGGCACGCAAACATCGGGAACACCACGTCGATCCGAGGGACATCGCGCTCATCTTCATCCCATGGCAAGCCGTGGTCTGGGTGCTGCCCGTCGCACTGGGGATCGCTTTGCTGGCGTTTCCGCGCACAGCGCTCGGCCTCACCTTCCTCACCTTCCTGACAGTGCTGGGCCTGTGCTACGAGTGGTGTCACTTCCTCGTCCACACCGATTACAAGCCCAAGACCGCCGTCTATCGGGCGATCTGGCGAAACCACCGCCAGCACCACTTCAAGAACGCGCATTACTGGTACACGGTCACCAGCACCGGCACAGCCGACCGGGTGCTGGGCACCTACCCCGATCCGGTCACGGTCCCCACGTCCCCCACGGCGAAGTACCTGCACGGGCAGCGGTAG
- a CDS encoding SRPBCC family protein codes for MSDDKKVTVERTIDAPADAVFDVLSNPQRHQVLDGSGFVRGVDHADRIQKVGDVFTMNMQGDHMGGEYKTDNHVCGYVKDKLLAWQTAPAGTEPPGWEWLWELEAHGPNETLVRHTYDWSKVTDKRLLEKVKFPLVTEDQLSDTLARLAAETSS; via the coding sequence ATGAGCGACGACAAGAAGGTCACGGTGGAGCGGACCATCGACGCACCCGCCGACGCGGTGTTCGATGTCCTGTCCAACCCGCAGCGGCACCAGGTACTCGATGGCTCCGGCTTCGTCCGCGGCGTGGATCACGCCGACCGGATACAAAAGGTGGGCGACGTGTTCACGATGAACATGCAGGGCGACCACATGGGCGGCGAGTACAAGACCGACAACCACGTCTGCGGGTATGTGAAGGACAAGCTGCTGGCGTGGCAGACCGCTCCTGCGGGCACCGAACCTCCGGGATGGGAATGGCTGTGGGAGTTGGAGGCCCACGGACCCAACGAGACGCTGGTCCGTCACACCTACGACTGGTCGAAGGTCACCGACAAGCGGCTGCTGGAAAAGGTCAAGTTCCCGCTGGTCACCGAGGACCAGCTCAGCGATACGCTGGCTCGGCTCGCAGCCGAGACCTCGTCATAA
- a CDS encoding RNA-binding S4 domain-containing protein: MESTRVDRWLWAVRLTKTRPDAASACRGGQVKVNGRPAKPSTPVSPGDEVRARVGETTRIVEVARIIQKRVGAADAVTCYLDRTPPPPPALSVPLAVRDRGAGRPTKRDRRMLDKWRAGHG; this comes from the coding sequence ATGGAGTCCACTCGCGTGGACCGCTGGCTGTGGGCGGTCCGGCTCACCAAGACCCGACCGGACGCCGCGTCGGCATGCCGTGGCGGCCAGGTCAAAGTCAACGGCCGGCCGGCCAAGCCGTCCACCCCGGTGTCCCCCGGCGACGAGGTCCGTGCCCGTGTCGGGGAGACCACCCGCATCGTCGAGGTCGCCAGGATCATCCAGAAGCGCGTCGGCGCTGCGGACGCCGTGACGTGTTACCTCGACCGGACTCCCCCGCCGCCTCCCGCGCTGTCGGTGCCGCTCGCGGTCCGGGACAGGGGCGCCGGCCGCCCGACCAAACGGGATCGCCGGATGTTGGACAAGTGGCGCGCAGGGCACGGCTGA
- a CDS encoding low temperature requirement protein A, with protein MTVDDGNALGGPAGREPNTDELRGPQEVEGRSVGYLELFFDLTFVFAMSQVTHLMLSDMSWQGFGRGMLALFALWWAWVCYAWLTNMFAIARVVYTALIVLSMAAMMIAVIVLPIAFTTGTLIFGLALLAVRLINAGLFISSASRGGAELVATIRRLSVGLLVGPTLIVAAAFVDSPYRELLWVAAAAADFGSPLVAGTNGLLVVPSYFVHRHGLIIIIALGEAIIALGGGASEHHHHPGVLSAVVLGVLITATLWWTYFGLAAGAEERLRRTPPSERAALARDAYSYLHLPLVAGIIFFALGARVSVEHLDKPLAPLAALALTGGLALFYVGEVAYRWRDHHQLVVDRLLTAAAYLMVFPVATEVPALVSLTLLTTIGALRLAWELWRRPQIGTVRAGTVH; from the coding sequence ATGACGGTCGACGACGGCAACGCTCTTGGGGGACCGGCCGGGCGCGAACCCAACACCGACGAATTGCGGGGGCCGCAGGAGGTTGAGGGGCGGTCGGTCGGCTACCTGGAGTTGTTCTTCGACCTCACATTCGTATTCGCGATGTCGCAGGTCACTCACCTGATGCTCAGCGACATGTCCTGGCAGGGTTTCGGCCGGGGTATGCTTGCGCTCTTCGCCCTCTGGTGGGCGTGGGTCTGCTACGCCTGGCTGACCAACATGTTCGCAATCGCGCGGGTGGTCTACACCGCTCTGATCGTCCTCTCGATGGCGGCGATGATGATCGCGGTGATCGTGCTGCCCATTGCATTCACCACGGGGACCCTCATTTTCGGGCTCGCGTTGCTTGCTGTCCGGCTCATCAACGCCGGGCTGTTCATCAGCTCGGCATCCCGAGGCGGGGCTGAATTGGTGGCGACGATCCGGCGGCTGAGTGTGGGCCTGCTTGTCGGGCCGACCCTGATCGTCGCCGCCGCGTTTGTGGACTCCCCTTACCGCGAGCTGCTGTGGGTAGCGGCGGCCGCAGCCGATTTCGGCAGTCCCTTGGTAGCGGGAACCAACGGACTTCTGGTCGTGCCTTCGTATTTCGTCCATCGCCACGGTTTGATCATCATCATCGCGCTGGGCGAGGCGATCATCGCGCTGGGAGGCGGTGCATCCGAACACCATCACCATCCCGGTGTCCTGAGCGCTGTGGTTCTCGGAGTGCTGATCACGGCCACCCTGTGGTGGACCTACTTCGGCCTCGCCGCGGGCGCCGAAGAACGTCTTCGACGAACACCCCCTTCCGAGCGGGCGGCGTTGGCCCGCGACGCCTACAGCTATCTGCACCTGCCGCTCGTCGCGGGGATCATCTTCTTCGCCCTCGGGGCACGGGTTTCGGTGGAACACCTCGACAAGCCGCTGGCGCCGCTGGCCGCCCTCGCCCTCACCGGTGGATTGGCGCTGTTCTACGTCGGCGAGGTCGCCTACCGATGGCGTGATCACCACCAGTTGGTAGTCGATCGGCTCCTCACCGCGGCCGCCTACCTCATGGTGTTTCCGGTGGCGACCGAAGTCCCCGCGCTGGTATCGCTGACCCTCCTTACCACGATCGGAGCCTTACGACTCGCATGGGAGCTGTGGCGGCGCCCCCAGATCGGAACCGTCAGAGCGGGAACAGTGCATTGA
- a CDS encoding FKBP-type peptidyl-prolyl cis-trans isomerase, protein MAPVKSLRLRSAVALAAGAVSAMTLTSCGSTLVPSSDAQAPDCPTATPDGTGSPEWTLPGTAGDVAVTGSTDTTAPLITVTPPFSVAETQVQTLQAGEGPVVADTATVSVCYMGVNGRDGSVFDSSYERGAPVEFPLDGVVPGFQKAIAGQNVGSTVAVAMTSADGYPEGQPGAGILPGDSLIFAIKILEVTG, encoded by the coding sequence GTGGCGCCGGTGAAATCCCTTCGTCTGCGTTCCGCCGTCGCGCTCGCCGCCGGCGCTGTCTCGGCCATGACCCTCACCTCCTGCGGTTCGACTCTGGTGCCCTCGTCGGACGCCCAGGCGCCGGATTGCCCGACCGCGACCCCCGACGGCACCGGCTCGCCGGAGTGGACACTGCCCGGCACCGCCGGCGACGTCGCGGTGACCGGTTCGACCGATACGACAGCTCCGCTGATCACCGTGACGCCACCGTTCAGCGTCGCGGAGACCCAGGTGCAGACGCTGCAGGCCGGCGAAGGGCCTGTCGTGGCCGACACCGCCACCGTGTCCGTCTGCTACATGGGTGTGAACGGTCGCGACGGTTCGGTGTTCGACAGCAGCTATGAGCGCGGTGCGCCGGTGGAGTTCCCGCTCGATGGGGTCGTGCCCGGGTTCCAGAAGGCCATCGCCGGTCAGAACGTCGGCTCCACCGTCGCGGTGGCGATGACCTCCGCCGACGGCTACCCCGAGGGCCAGCCCGGCGCGGGCATCCTGCCCGGTGACTCGCTGATCTTCGCGATCAAGATCCTCGAAGTCACCGGTTGA
- a CDS encoding DUF6498-containing protein: MTRLAHVLAVLGVVAVPAVGWFVEGWSGATTLVVYWFETLAGSLFIAGRILLHQRWAPRRGHHEYIAATTNRQRSKSSASFLSGFLVANLSFTAAHGVFMAVILFLLSRNRQQGLAEIDWRSVGYGCLFVMAFLCVDFVVDLAGLRAWSFRQLETLAQRGFSRVIVVHLTLILGLLAVALTDAPSTFFGVFVTLKTMASLSFVVPQWEPSRPPEWLRRAMNRVPNTRPGQRFEDFWTESQAEERARWERNEQPWPGRANRPVR, from the coding sequence ATGACGCGTCTGGCTCATGTGCTCGCGGTGCTGGGCGTCGTCGCGGTGCCTGCGGTCGGCTGGTTCGTCGAGGGCTGGTCAGGGGCGACCACGCTGGTGGTCTACTGGTTCGAGACGCTCGCCGGTTCCCTGTTCATCGCCGGGCGCATCCTTCTTCATCAACGGTGGGCGCCTCGGCGCGGTCACCACGAGTACATCGCGGCGACCACCAACCGGCAACGGTCGAAGAGTTCAGCATCCTTCCTGTCCGGTTTCCTGGTCGCCAATCTCAGCTTCACCGCGGCGCACGGCGTGTTCATGGCGGTCATCCTGTTCCTGCTCAGCCGCAATAGGCAGCAGGGTCTCGCCGAAATCGATTGGCGCAGTGTCGGATACGGATGCCTGTTCGTGATGGCGTTCCTGTGCGTCGATTTCGTGGTTGACCTGGCCGGATTACGTGCGTGGTCGTTCCGTCAGCTCGAAACGCTCGCCCAGCGCGGATTCAGCCGCGTCATCGTCGTACACCTGACGCTGATCTTAGGCCTCCTCGCGGTGGCGCTCACCGATGCCCCGAGCACGTTCTTCGGGGTCTTCGTCACACTGAAGACCATGGCCTCACTGAGTTTCGTTGTGCCCCAATGGGAGCCATCCCGGCCGCCGGAGTGGCTGCGCCGCGCCATGAACCGCGTGCCGAACACCCGACCAGGACAACGCTTCGAGGACTTCTGGACCGAGAGCCAGGCCGAGGAGCGCGCCCGGTGGGAACGCAACGAGCAACCCTGGCCGGGGCGGGCTAACCGCCCAGTTCGTTGA
- a CDS encoding FadR/GntR family transcriptional regulator, with translation MALRPVNRRSVPEDVFEQIIDDVLSGEMRPGETLPSERRLAEVLGVSRPAIREALKRLAAAGLIEVRQGDATTVRDFRRTAGLDLLPRLLIRAGELDLAVVGSILETRLHNGPKVAELAAQRRGPELSDELNATVRALNDETDPVAAQRHALDFWDHLVDGADSIAFRLMFNTLRATYEPALSALATMMAAEVGRVDAYRAVADAVLAGDSAAAHAEAHQLLEPATNALLDALHTLEER, from the coding sequence ATGGCACTGCGACCGGTGAACCGTCGCTCGGTCCCGGAGGATGTTTTCGAGCAGATCATCGACGATGTCCTCAGTGGTGAGATGCGGCCGGGTGAGACGCTGCCGAGCGAGCGGCGGCTCGCCGAGGTGTTGGGGGTCTCGCGGCCCGCGATTCGCGAGGCGCTCAAGCGGCTGGCCGCCGCGGGACTGATCGAGGTTCGCCAGGGCGACGCCACCACGGTGCGCGACTTCCGGCGCACCGCAGGGCTCGATTTACTCCCCCGGCTGCTGATCCGGGCCGGTGAACTCGACCTTGCCGTCGTCGGCAGCATCCTCGAGACCAGGTTGCACAACGGACCCAAAGTGGCCGAGCTCGCGGCGCAGCGCCGCGGCCCCGAGCTGTCGGACGAGTTGAATGCCACCGTACGTGCGCTCAACGACGAAACCGATCCCGTTGCCGCGCAACGACACGCGCTGGACTTCTGGGACCACCTCGTCGACGGAGCCGACTCCATCGCATTCCGGCTCATGTTCAACACGCTGCGCGCCACCTACGAACCCGCGCTGTCCGCCCTAGCCACGATGATGGCCGCCGAAGTCGGCCGTGTGGACGCCTACCGAGCGGTTGCCGACGCGGTCCTGGCCGGCGACTCCGCCGCGGCCCACGCCGAGGCTCACCAACTCCTCGAACCTGCGACGAACGCTCTGCTGGATGCACTGCACACCCTGGAGGAACGCTGA
- a CDS encoding carbon-nitrogen hydrolase family protein has translation MVRVAAVQLEAVLGDVSANLAACEQLADQAGRAGARIIALPEFFSTGIGFVDSLKDAALPADGAATELLITLAGRHQALVGGSFLCRDADGHVRNAYLAVGPNGLVGRHDKDLPTMWENAFYTGGRDDGVFTADGYQVGAAVCWELMRTRSAARLRSRVDLLMTGSGWWSIPGWHPRAVFDRWEHDNSTTARTVAPMFARYVGAPILHAAHSGGLTCRMPWLPVTYRGHFEGSTLIADARGQVIAERRADEGPGVVLAEIEIGRRTPELDLPQRYWLHRRGPLPAAAWHYQRWHGRRWYRRHVVRPGAGRRADQPGSSVG, from the coding sequence ATGGTGCGGGTAGCGGCAGTCCAATTGGAGGCGGTTCTCGGCGACGTGTCCGCCAACCTGGCCGCATGCGAACAACTCGCCGACCAGGCGGGCCGCGCCGGCGCCCGGATCATCGCGCTTCCCGAGTTCTTCTCAACGGGTATCGGCTTCGTCGATTCACTCAAGGACGCCGCGCTCCCTGCGGACGGTGCGGCGACCGAGTTGCTCATCACGCTCGCCGGTCGGCATCAGGCTCTGGTCGGCGGTTCCTTTCTCTGTCGAGACGCCGACGGGCACGTACGCAATGCTTACTTGGCGGTCGGGCCGAACGGACTTGTAGGACGGCATGACAAAGACCTCCCGACGATGTGGGAGAACGCGTTCTACACCGGTGGACGCGACGACGGCGTGTTCACAGCAGATGGCTATCAGGTGGGCGCCGCGGTGTGCTGGGAGCTGATGCGCACGCGTTCCGCCGCGCGCCTGCGCTCGAGAGTCGATCTGCTCATGACAGGTTCGGGGTGGTGGTCGATCCCCGGGTGGCACCCCCGCGCCGTATTCGACCGCTGGGAACACGACAACTCCACGACGGCGAGAACTGTCGCGCCGATGTTCGCCCGGTATGTGGGCGCACCCATCCTGCACGCGGCGCACTCCGGCGGTCTGACATGCCGCATGCCCTGGCTGCCGGTCACGTATCGCGGCCACTTCGAGGGCTCCACCCTGATCGCCGACGCCCGCGGTCAGGTTATCGCCGAACGCCGCGCCGACGAGGGCCCCGGCGTGGTGCTCGCAGAGATCGAGATCGGCCGTCGCACACCGGAGCTCGACCTGCCCCAGCGGTATTGGCTGCACCGGCGTGGTCCGCTCCCCGCGGCGGCCTGGCACTATCAGCGCTGGCACGGGCGGCGCTGGTACCGCCGTCACGTGGTGCGGCCAGGAGCGGGTCGCCGCGCTGACCAACCGGGTTCAAGCGTGGGCTGA
- a CDS encoding S1C family serine protease, whose protein sequence is MHSSSTVRPWVWMLRLLAVTVTLLAGCSSSTNSAETGTPAPPNGSPAPAPTAGTDIPALVRQVEPSVVTVLTETGVGSGIVYRADGTIVTNAHVVAGAQDVTIALADGQQVQGKVRGVDEVSDVAVIQADRKSLPAAKFQNPLPQVGELAVVIGSPLGFEATVTSGIISGLHRQIPGSASTGASLVDLIQTDAAISPGNSGGAVLDAQGEVVGMSVAYIPPTAGAVALGFAIPTATVVDVADQLLTTGTVRHSYIGIQPATLTPEIARLLGVNRTSGVVVMRVSTPSPAAEAGIRPGDIVIAFNGEETATAEELIAALRGTKPGDRVRLTVLRGAETREITVVVAERPAA, encoded by the coding sequence CTGCACTCATCGTCGACCGTACGCCCCTGGGTCTGGATGCTGCGACTGCTCGCCGTCACGGTCACCCTTCTCGCCGGATGCAGTAGCTCGACCAACTCTGCCGAGACCGGTACCCCCGCCCCACCCAACGGCTCGCCGGCCCCAGCCCCGACAGCCGGCACTGACATACCGGCACTCGTTCGACAGGTCGAGCCATCGGTCGTCACGGTGCTCACCGAGACCGGTGTGGGCAGCGGCATTGTGTACAGAGCCGACGGCACAATCGTCACCAATGCGCACGTGGTCGCGGGCGCGCAGGACGTCACGATAGCCCTCGCCGATGGGCAACAGGTTCAGGGAAAGGTTCGTGGCGTCGACGAGGTTTCCGACGTCGCCGTCATCCAAGCCGACCGAAAGAGCCTGCCCGCCGCGAAATTTCAGAATCCGCTGCCCCAGGTCGGCGAACTCGCCGTCGTCATCGGCAGCCCGCTGGGATTCGAGGCGACAGTGACATCCGGCATCATCTCGGGATTGCACCGCCAGATCCCCGGGTCGGCGTCCACCGGCGCGTCGCTCGTCGACCTGATCCAGACCGACGCCGCCATCTCCCCGGGCAACTCAGGGGGTGCGGTTCTCGATGCGCAAGGAGAAGTTGTCGGCATGAGCGTGGCCTACATTCCGCCGACGGCGGGTGCGGTGGCCCTTGGGTTCGCAATCCCGACGGCGACCGTCGTCGACGTCGCCGATCAGCTGCTGACCACCGGTACCGTCCGCCACTCGTATATTGGCATTCAGCCCGCCACCCTCACCCCCGAGATCGCACGCCTGCTGGGAGTCAACCGCACGAGCGGAGTGGTGGTCATGCGGGTCTCCACCCCGAGTCCCGCTGCGGAGGCAGGCATCCGACCGGGCGACATCGTCATCGCATTCAACGGTGAGGAAACCGCGACAGCGGAGGAACTCATAGCAGCGCTTCGCGGCACCAAGCCAGGCGACCGCGTCCGGTTGACGGTCTTGCGCGGAGCCGAGACCCGAGAGATCACAGTGGTAGTGGCGGAGCGTCCCGCCGCGTAG
- a CDS encoding SRPBCC domain-containing protein, with amino-acid sequence MLLQLLKPKNLSFERTYRAPMETVWRAWTDPDILRQWWGPEKTVVPECRVDLQVGGELYIVMEAGEAMGKYQGTRWPMAGTFTRIDAGAGLTYDARSWTEGEEEGTTIHHTNDVTLSAGDGTTTVRLQVTITKIGPKAKLAAFGMKWGYKAQFDKLEKYLSAHA; translated from the coding sequence ATGCTCTTGCAGCTCCTGAAACCGAAGAACCTCAGCTTCGAGCGCACCTACCGCGCTCCAATGGAGACGGTCTGGCGGGCCTGGACCGATCCCGACATTTTGCGGCAGTGGTGGGGACCGGAGAAGACGGTCGTTCCCGAGTGCCGTGTCGACCTGCAGGTCGGCGGTGAGCTCTACATCGTCATGGAGGCCGGCGAGGCGATGGGCAAATACCAGGGCACCCGGTGGCCCATGGCGGGCACGTTCACCCGGATCGATGCGGGCGCCGGCCTGACCTACGACGCCCGGTCATGGACCGAGGGTGAGGAGGAGGGGACCACCATCCACCACACCAACGACGTCACACTGTCCGCGGGTGACGGCACCACCACGGTGCGCCTTCAGGTCACGATCACCAAGATCGGTCCTAAGGCCAAGCTGGCGGCGTTCGGCATGAAGTGGGGATACAAGGCGCAATTCGACAAGCTGGAGAAGTACCTTTCAGCCCACGCTTGA
- a CDS encoding bifunctional 2-polyprenyl-6-hydroxyphenol methylase/3-demethylubiquinol 3-O-methyltransferase UbiG yields MTADDAIRWNRRYAARGPVAVTDVALPERFRPFADLFPTRGHAVELACGSGAAAVWLARRGLSVWACDASEVAVDQARDLAQRCGVAARCRFEVIDLDAGLPPGGRPDMVLCNMFRDPRLDGPIVDRLAPGGLLAVSALSEVGAAPGRFRARPKELRVAFAALDTIAYGEAGGEAWLLARRR; encoded by the coding sequence ATGACCGCCGACGACGCGATTCGCTGGAACCGCCGCTACGCCGCGCGCGGACCCGTCGCGGTCACCGACGTCGCGCTGCCGGAGCGGTTCCGGCCGTTCGCCGACCTGTTCCCCACCCGTGGCCACGCCGTGGAACTGGCCTGCGGGTCCGGCGCCGCCGCCGTGTGGCTGGCCCGGCGGGGACTGAGCGTGTGGGCCTGCGACGCCTCTGAGGTGGCGGTCGACCAGGCCCGCGACCTGGCGCAGCGTTGCGGCGTGGCAGCCCGTTGCCGGTTCGAGGTGATCGACCTCGATGCCGGACTACCCCCGGGCGGGCGTCCAGACATGGTGTTGTGCAACATGTTCCGCGATCCTCGGCTCGACGGGCCGATCGTGGACCGGCTCGCGCCAGGGGGTCTGCTCGCGGTCAGCGCGCTCAGTGAGGTGGGCGCGGCGCCCGGCCGGTTCCGGGCTCGGCCCAAAGAGTTGAGGGTCGCGTTCGCCGCCCTGGACACGATTGCGTACGGCGAAGCCGGTGGCGAGGCGTGGTTGCTGGCCCGGCGGCGGTGA
- a CDS encoding DUF4267 domain-containing protein, whose protein sequence is MAADRAAVIAGGIRLASGISFLVDPLRANKLWGDPSEPPPTARLLLRSMGYRDALIGGLLFAAGLRGQDTRGWFLASGGADASDLLGGIGVHDQMRRSQRVIGLGGALVGIGVGVWGAARPRRRAR, encoded by the coding sequence ATGGCCGCAGACCGCGCAGCCGTGATCGCCGGCGGTATCCGGCTGGCGTCAGGCATCTCCTTCCTCGTGGATCCGCTTCGGGCGAACAAGCTGTGGGGTGACCCTTCCGAACCACCGCCCACGGCCAGGCTCCTACTGCGCTCGATGGGGTACCGGGACGCGTTGATCGGCGGGCTACTGTTCGCGGCCGGGCTGCGGGGCCAGGACACCCGGGGCTGGTTCCTCGCTTCCGGTGGCGCCGACGCGTCCGACCTCCTGGGCGGCATCGGCGTTCACGATCAGATGCGCCGGTCCCAACGGGTGATCGGCCTCGGGGGCGCGCTCGTCGGCATCGGAGTCGGGGTGTGGGGTGCCGCCCGCCCGCGGCGCCGGGCGCGCTGA